A stretch of DNA from Micromonospora sp. WMMD1155:
CCCGGGTGCGGATGTCGTCGCGGATCGGGCGGACGGACTCGACGTCCTTGCCGGCCGGGTCGTCGAGCTTCCAGTCCTCGTAACGCTTGCCGGGGAAGACCGGGCAGGCGTCCCCGCAGCCCATCGTCACGATGACGTCGGAGGATTCCGCAGTCGCGTACTCCAGCAGTTTCGGGGTCTGGTCGGTGATGTCGATGCCGACTTCCCGCATGGCCTGCACGGCGGCGGGGTTGACGGTGTCGGCCGGGGCGGAGCCGGCAGAGCGGACCTCGACGGCGTCACCGCCGAGGTGGCGCAGCCAACCGGCGGCCATCTGGGAGCGACCGGCGTTGTGGACGCACACGAACAGGACGCTGGGCTTGTCGGACATCAGGAGCCTTTCTGGCAGTGCGGTTCGCGGCGCCGGTTGGCCGCCGCCTCGTCGAGATTCGAGGGCCGGGAACTCTCGGGGTCGCTGTTGCGGTCGAGCAGCCGGTACTGGCCACGTGACGAGCCGGGTTGAGGAACTCCCGGCGGGGCCGGTCTCCGCGACGGTGCTCATCGGTGACGGTCATGGGCGGTGATCGAGTGCCGGGTCGCGGTCGTCAGCGGGAACGACGACCTGGTCGCCGGCCTTGCCGGCGTCGGGGTAGAGGGTGGCCAGCAGGCCGATGCCCACGGCGAGGCCGACGAGTTGGGCGATGACGAAGCCGGGGACGGAGGTGGGGGCGATCCCGGCGAAGGTGTCGGTGAACGCGCGGCCGATCGTCACGGCCGGGTTGGCGAACGACGTGGACGAGGTGAACCAGTACGCCGCCCCGATGTACGCGCCGACGGCGGCCGGTGCGACGGCGGCGCGGCCGGAGCGGGCCAGGGCGAAGATGAGCAGGATCAGGCCGGTGGTGGCGACGACCTCACCGAGCCACAGGTGACCGGCGGCCCGGTCCTTGGCGGAGAAGTCGACCGCGGCGAGGTCGAACATCAGGTTCGCCAGCACCGACCCGGCGATCGCCCCGGCGACCTGGGCGGCGACGTACCCGCCGAGGTCCCGGCCGGTCAGACCCGTGCCGGCGCGGCGGCCGAGGAACCAGTCGGCGGCGGAGACCACCGGGTTGAAATGGGCGCCGGAGACCGGCCCGAAGATCAGGATCAGCGCGCCGAGGGCGAACGCGGTGG
This window harbors:
- a CDS encoding arsenate reductase ArsC; protein product: MSDKPSVLFVCVHNAGRSQMAAGWLRHLGGDAVEVRSAGSAPADTVNPAAVQAMREVGIDITDQTPKLLEYATAESSDVIVTMGCGDACPVFPGKRYEDWKLDDPAGKDVESVRPIRDDIRTRVEKLLTELRLSA
- a CDS encoding MIP/aquaporin family protein, translated to MTIALWRRLLAEFLGTALLVTAVVGSGIMATTLSPNDVGLQLLENSVATAFALGALILIFGPVSGAHFNPVVSAADWFLGRRAGTGLTGRDLGGYVAAQVAGAIAGSVLANLMFDLAAVDFSAKDRAAGHLWLGEVVATTGLILLIFALARSGRAAVAPAAVGAYIGAAYWFTSSTSFANPAVTIGRAFTDTFAGIAPTSVPGFVIAQLVGLAVGIGLLATLYPDAGKAGDQVVVPADDRDPALDHRP